The Schistocerca americana isolate TAMUIC-IGC-003095 chromosome 5, iqSchAmer2.1, whole genome shotgun sequence genome includes a window with the following:
- the LOC124616542 gene encoding neural-cadherin-like, with protein MAAAPGRRLALAALALLSLWAPSLAASSPPRRRSVAVLADDTYPGYGVKQFAAQPGASYRLLDTGFSQFFAVVSGGLLMTTADLHPLVGRPVSLAVLEDAGNRSSTHSLQLLVLDRRDMLRFREAAAPARVRENAPPGSGVAHLALAGGAGGRVRYAIVAGDPGGDFRLAAANATGVAVETARPLDREKTPAYNLTVEAADGRGADRAVTTLPVEVLDENDNSPVFSSKVYRFSVDVGGRASDRFRTVGKVAATDADGDRVAYRLAAPSGLVVVVPQTGELLLAEEPPEEDVEYEIAVEAHDLRSPSRTSQAPAQVWLQFNGPADDDGANEVASEEWSERSRARVHRIAKRRVTRAVRPTKRIEFTEADGGTEGRAVFTLEKETERETFKIRDENPWVTVEPNGAVRVKKKWDYEELGPEKTIDFWVTITNAGGGGGESDISAAVRTGPLRVAAFSDVQV; from the exons ATGGCGGCCGCTCCCGGGCGCCGCCTGGCCCTCGCGGCGCTCGCGCTCCTCTCGCTGTGGGCGCCGTCGCTCGCCGCGTCGTCGCCGCCGCGGCGCCGCAGCGTCGCCGTGCTGGCCGACGACACGTACCCCGGCTACGGCGTGAAGCAGTTCGCGGCGCAGCCCGGCGCCTCGTACCGCCTGCTCGACACGGGCTTCTCGCAGTTCTTCGCGGTCGTGAGCGGCGGCCTGCTGATGACGACGGCCGACCTGCACCCGCTGGTGGGCCGGCCCGTGTCGCTGGCCGTGCTCGAGGACGCGGGCAACCGCTCGAGCACGCACTCGCTGCAGCTGCTGGTGCTGGACCGGCGCGACATGCTGCGCTTCCGCGAGGCGGCCGCGCCGGCGCGGGTGCGCGAGAACGCGCCGCCGGGCTCCGGCGTCGCCCACCTGGCGCTGGCGGGCGGCGCGGGCGGCCGCGTGCGCTACGCCATCGTGGCCGGCGACCCCGGCGGCGACTTCCGGCTGGCGGCGGCCAACGCGACCGGCGTCGCCGTCGAGACGGCGCGGCCGCTCGACCGCGAGAAGACGCCGGCGTACAACCTGACGGTGGAGGCGGCGGACGGCCGCGGCGCCGACAGGGCCGTCACCACGCTGCCCGTGGAGGTGCTCGACGAGAACGACAACAGCCCCGTGTTCTCCAGCAAGGTGTACCGCTTCTCCGTGGACGTGGGCGGCCGCGCCTCCGACCGCTTCCGGACGGTCGGCAAGGTGGCGGCGACCGACGCGGACGGCGACCGCGTGGCGTACCGCCTGGCGGCGCCCAGCGGCCTGGTCGTGGTCGTGCCGCAGACGGGAGAGCTGCTGCTCGCCGAGGAGCCGCCCGAGGAGGACGTCGAGTACGAGATCGCGGTCGAGGCGCACGACCTGCGGTCGCCCAGCCGCACCTCGCAGGCTCCGGCGCAGGTCTGGCTCCAGTTCAACGGGCCCGCCGAC GACGACGGCGCGAACGAGGTGGCCTCCGAGGAGTGGTCGGAGCGGTCGCGCGCCCGCGTCCACCGCATCGCCAAGCGGCGGGTGACGCGCGCCGTGCGGCCCACCAAGCGCATCGAGTTCACCGAGGCGGACGGCGGCACCGAGGGCCGCGCCGTCTTCACCCTGGAGAAGGAGACCGAGCGGGAGACCTTCAAGATCCGCGACGAGAACCCCTGGGTCACCGTCGAGCCCAACGGCGCCGTCCGCGTCAAGAAGAAGTGGGACTACGAGGAGCTCGGCCCGGAGAAAACCATCGACTTCTGGGTCACCATCACCAACgccggaggaggaggag